From Candidatus Poribacteria bacterium, a single genomic window includes:
- a CDS encoding peptidylprolyl isomerase: MKILRFCALILLIIHFGIKPVAARRFDQIIAYVNEDVITKWELDSVVKQKALELQQVYRFSEREAMQKAEQERAELLDQLIRQMLLVETALTLKIEITEAEVEQYLQNFKDQYKIETEEELAQALKKEGYTLMSFREQAKRNLMAERLVMQRILPRLQIRGSDIQKFFEENRSQLPTKTDTVHLRHIFVAFKPSEADRKLALEKIDTILQELDAGNDFEELAQRYADDEYRQAGVGVLNELPLAEMDNLSATFRNALSGLNTGEISEPVEGNDGLYLFKVEDKDDQTIAFRHLVVSLKPSEQAIEAAYERADSLLQRLNQGEDFNALAQQYSDDAQTKANSGDLGIRSLSELNPETRKIIEALATGAYSTPIKTTYGVHIFKIDSRTAPELSDAEKDQIRMMLRQQKFQEEWQLYTDLLKESSFIKIKEELK, from the coding sequence ATGAAGATATTGCGTTTTTGCGCCCTGATTTTACTGATCATTCATTTTGGAATTAAGCCTGTCGCTGCGCGAAGGTTTGATCAGATCATCGCCTATGTCAACGAAGACGTGATCACCAAATGGGAACTCGACAGCGTTGTGAAGCAAAAAGCACTGGAACTGCAGCAAGTCTACCGGTTCAGTGAGCGCGAAGCGATGCAAAAGGCGGAGCAAGAACGCGCTGAACTCCTCGATCAGTTGATTCGCCAAATGCTTCTCGTCGAAACAGCATTAACGCTAAAAATTGAAATCACAGAGGCTGAAGTGGAGCAATATCTGCAAAACTTCAAAGACCAGTACAAGATTGAGACCGAAGAGGAACTTGCCCAAGCGTTAAAAAAGGAAGGTTACACCCTGATGTCCTTCCGTGAACAAGCCAAACGCAATCTGATGGCGGAACGACTTGTAATGCAACGCATCCTCCCTAGACTCCAAATTCGAGGTTCGGACATACAGAAGTTTTTTGAAGAAAACCGTTCACAATTGCCAACTAAAACAGACACAGTCCATCTCCGACACATCTTCGTTGCTTTCAAGCCAAGCGAGGCGGATCGCAAACTAGCCCTTGAGAAGATCGATACAATTCTTCAGGAATTAGACGCTGGAAACGATTTTGAGGAACTCGCGCAACGCTATGCTGACGATGAGTATAGACAAGCAGGGGTTGGGGTATTAAACGAACTGCCACTTGCAGAGATGGACAACCTCTCGGCTACCTTTCGCAATGCACTTTCAGGACTCAACACCGGCGAGATCAGTGAGCCGGTTGAAGGCAATGATGGACTTTATCTTTTCAAAGTTGAAGATAAAGATGATCAGACCATAGCGTTTCGTCATCTCGTTGTCAGTCTGAAGCCGAGTGAGCAGGCGATTGAAGCGGCTTATGAACGCGCGGATAGCCTCTTGCAGCGGTTAAATCAAGGAGAAGATTTCAACGCGCTTGCACAACAATACTCCGATGATGCACAGACGAAAGCTAACAGCGGAGATCTCGGAATCCGTTCACTCAGCGAGTTAAATCCCGAAACCCGAAAAATTATCGAAGCACTTGCTACCGGCGCGTATAGCACACCTATTAAAACAACGTACGGCGTGCATATTTTCAAGATCGATAGTCGTACTGCCCCTGAATTAAGCGACGCTGAAAAAGACCAGATCCGAATGATGCTGCGTCAGCAAAAATTCCAAGAGGAATGGCAACTTTACACGGATCTGCTCAAGGAAAGTTCCTTTATAAAAATCAAAGAGGAACTTAAATAG
- a CDS encoding peptidylprolyl isomerase produces the protein MARREKRKWQKTVGSGKKSTIRLPKPPCFQFLDHFSGAVLYVLRLVPCATRFALHVLSLTILTLNLILIAGELAAQTDPASTAEEAELDKQAETSSETSPTENPTAPEAPNDGESPTEPPEETSETPPTTDSSTPEEPTPEEPTQVSRKLDPENMSPEGGDLLAKGDNLTFHENMIQINGNGLIKYDEVVLYADYIWADFDENMMRAAGNVHLLVGNEETYANELLYNIETKKGIIREGFSFSDPWYYRGTEIFKIEDDESYIRGGALTTCSLKHPHYYFSASQIIVRINKELIAKNIVLRVGGVPLFYFPAYRRDLRQEDKVAKVIVKIGTSSYQGVFLSVILPLARRFRYDGALLFDHSARRGSGLGADGKYRVNDAKFQEIIVPIPPNATPSERTKLEEKAQELADRLEGEYDRYKLRQLFLEYQISDEDIAAAREKAEEIHAQLQEEDADFTKIAEEKSTDQETRYQGGDMGFLVRGERDEEDELRLNPILEETVFQLKPGEITPILRTESGFHILKLNRVLDVYGQQELQIRRIDIAIEPSEETKNAIRTTAQEIHERAEAGEVLEQLAEQYEGVELSEANEGAGFLLNEMDRRWKHPVTRLEVPGAVTRPIYTDQGAYVLELIEKEPTPTFEEIARQFEAEWAVMEAQFGKAATTEEAGIEQLEEGTEGQGDKEINGHEETMEDQSDIGTPEDSAQIPLNPDQIGDDETVDPSEESEKVQIYQQYDYRGRWEMPTVTYTQAQRLYSGEHTGIIKTRKGYRLIKVDKRRTYRGDFYFYTNDEFSFNRRNPFKTGRRWNMRWGHRHAFYTPWDNRARGRQPVSFVGRVAWRAKDFKEEGFGINESAVNSFGMFTWGTAFRGVNYDDRDEDGNLRFSYKTIGEVLGRLQVNHTVDFTGEGTTDLQKLPSLDLSLRRMRLDRLPVFKTINSGLTKVAEQLHTDLPILSMFAFPTLDDISFDLETNFGNFFRGRFRDEEDVYLQTMDLGFDLRKQSALQIMPNRELRFDADLDTNLIWHDKDREGNSNIFRSIYSTRLSASNLLFRIYDISFIPGARRMRHQINSRVSFDYAPPVEREDAPQLYPFGPSVYFFERKNLAYNFDTSIEVKTRGSRSALRVLNFSTRIAADFTKFEALGERRYVPIESRMTIVPLASRNLNITFRSTHDPNESRYDGKRLKQIGFRSNVSYRRDKWNITLGNAFTKRTQRASRSLTGSFRFRPSQLFELNLSVNYDWIEKQFYSQSVTLRRNLHNWNMTIRWHRIGIKREPPFDNVRQDFTFQINLIAEPAASVGVGYDATTDTWGFRTLPAGVPYDSFGVGNSLGRSYF, from the coding sequence ATGGCAAGGAGGGAAAAACGGAAATGGCAGAAAACAGTAGGCAGCGGGAAGAAGTCAACTATCCGGTTGCCCAAACCCCCTTGTTTCCAATTCCTTGATCACTTTTCGGGGGCCGTACTTTACGTTCTACGTCTTGTTCCCTGTGCAACTCGTTTTGCACTCCACGTCCTATCACTCACGATTCTCACACTTAACTTAATTTTGATCGCGGGCGAATTAGCCGCCCAAACCGACCCCGCTTCCACTGCCGAGGAAGCAGAATTGGACAAACAGGCTGAGACTTCATCAGAAACTTCACCAACTGAAAATCCAACTGCTCCCGAAGCACCCAACGATGGAGAGTCACCTACAGAACCTCCTGAAGAAACGTCAGAAACCCCGCCAACGACAGATTCATCTACGCCTGAAGAACCTACACCTGAAGAACCCACCCAAGTCAGTCGAAAACTCGATCCAGAGAATATGTCGCCTGAAGGAGGGGACCTGCTTGCAAAAGGCGACAACCTCACCTTTCACGAAAACATGATTCAGATTAACGGCAACGGATTAATCAAATACGACGAGGTCGTGCTGTATGCTGACTATATCTGGGCGGATTTCGATGAAAATATGATGCGGGCAGCGGGAAACGTACATCTGTTGGTTGGAAACGAAGAAACCTATGCAAACGAACTCCTTTACAACATTGAAACAAAAAAAGGAATCATTCGTGAAGGATTCAGTTTCAGTGATCCATGGTACTACCGCGGCACTGAGATCTTTAAGATCGAAGATGATGAATCCTACATCCGGGGTGGCGCTCTGACAACATGCTCTCTCAAGCATCCCCATTATTACTTCAGTGCATCGCAGATTATCGTCAGGATAAATAAAGAGTTGATTGCCAAGAATATCGTTCTGAGAGTTGGTGGTGTTCCCCTCTTCTATTTTCCCGCCTACCGTCGCGATCTTCGCCAAGAAGACAAAGTCGCCAAGGTAATCGTCAAAATCGGAACAAGCAGCTATCAGGGGGTATTCCTGAGCGTGATTTTGCCACTTGCACGCCGCTTTCGATACGATGGTGCTTTGCTGTTTGATCATTCTGCCCGTCGAGGAAGTGGGCTCGGTGCTGACGGCAAATACCGTGTAAACGATGCCAAGTTCCAAGAAATTATTGTGCCTATCCCTCCCAATGCAACGCCAAGTGAGCGGACGAAACTAGAGGAAAAAGCACAGGAGTTGGCAGATCGGCTGGAGGGCGAGTATGACCGGTATAAGCTGCGGCAACTGTTTCTGGAGTATCAGATTTCCGACGAAGACATCGCCGCTGCCCGCGAAAAGGCGGAGGAAATTCATGCCCAATTACAGGAGGAGGATGCAGATTTTACAAAGATAGCAGAAGAGAAATCAACCGATCAAGAAACACGCTATCAGGGTGGCGACATGGGATTTTTGGTGCGCGGAGAGCGCGATGAGGAAGATGAACTTCGGCTGAATCCAATTCTCGAAGAGACGGTTTTTCAACTGAAACCCGGCGAAATCACGCCGATTCTGAGAACGGAATCTGGTTTTCATATCTTAAAGCTGAATCGTGTCCTTGATGTATATGGTCAACAAGAACTCCAGATCCGTCGAATTGATATAGCAATTGAACCAAGCGAGGAAACCAAGAACGCAATCCGGACGACTGCTCAGGAAATTCACGAACGTGCAGAGGCAGGAGAGGTTCTCGAACAATTAGCAGAACAATATGAGGGAGTGGAACTTTCTGAAGCTAATGAAGGCGCAGGATTTCTGTTGAATGAAATGGATCGACGTTGGAAACATCCTGTAACCCGACTAGAAGTCCCCGGAGCAGTAACTCGGCCCATATATACTGACCAAGGTGCCTATGTTCTTGAGTTAATCGAAAAGGAGCCGACCCCAACCTTTGAGGAAATTGCACGTCAATTTGAAGCGGAGTGGGCGGTGATGGAAGCGCAATTCGGGAAAGCTGCAACGACAGAAGAAGCTGGAATTGAACAGTTGGAAGAAGGAACGGAGGGACAGGGTGATAAAGAGATAAATGGGCACGAGGAAACAATGGAAGATCAGAGCGATATAGGAACACCAGAAGATAGTGCACAAATTCCTTTGAATCCGGATCAAATTGGGGACGATGAAACGGTAGATCCCTCAGAAGAATCGGAGAAGGTGCAGATCTACCAACAATACGATTACCGGGGGCGCTGGGAGATGCCAACCGTAACCTACACACAAGCGCAGCGACTCTATAGCGGTGAGCATACCGGAATAATCAAGACCCGTAAAGGGTATCGTCTGATTAAAGTCGATAAAAGACGTACTTATAGGGGAGATTTTTACTTCTATACTAACGATGAATTTTCTTTCAATCGCCGAAACCCGTTCAAAACGGGGAGACGATGGAATATGCGATGGGGGCACCGGCACGCTTTCTACACCCCATGGGACAACCGAGCGAGGGGACGACAGCCTGTGAGTTTTGTGGGACGTGTGGCATGGCGAGCAAAAGATTTTAAAGAGGAGGGATTTGGAATCAATGAATCTGCGGTTAATTCTTTTGGTATGTTCACATGGGGAACTGCTTTTCGGGGAGTGAACTATGACGATCGAGACGAGGACGGAAACTTAAGATTTTCGTACAAGACGATCGGGGAGGTCTTGGGGCGGCTACAGGTTAATCATACTGTAGACTTTACCGGTGAAGGAACAACAGACTTGCAAAAGTTACCCTCGCTCGATCTTTCACTTAGACGCATGCGTTTAGATCGGCTGCCTGTTTTCAAAACTATTAATTCGGGGTTAACCAAAGTTGCGGAACAGTTACACACAGATCTCCCAATCCTTTCCATGTTTGCTTTTCCAACACTTGACGATATCAGCTTTGATCTGGAGACGAATTTTGGTAATTTTTTCCGTGGACGATTTCGAGACGAAGAGGATGTCTACTTGCAAACTATGGATCTCGGTTTTGACCTTCGTAAGCAGTCGGCACTGCAAATAATGCCGAATCGAGAATTGCGCTTCGACGCAGATCTCGACACAAACCTCATCTGGCATGACAAAGACCGAGAAGGAAACTCTAACATTTTCCGGAGTATATACAGCACACGGTTGTCTGCAAGTAATCTGCTGTTTCGGATCTATGACATCAGTTTCATTCCGGGAGCGCGTCGGATGCGCCACCAAATCAACTCAAGGGTATCATTTGATTACGCACCGCCTGTCGAAAGAGAAGATGCTCCCCAACTTTATCCTTTTGGTCCCAGTGTCTACTTCTTTGAAAGAAAAAACCTTGCATATAACTTCGATACCAGTATTGAAGTTAAGACCCGTGGCAGCAGATCTGCGCTCCGTGTGCTTAATTTTAGCACACGAATAGCAGCGGATTTCACCAAATTTGAGGCGTTGGGTGAACGTCGATATGTACCGATTGAAAGTAGAATGACAATAGTTCCGCTAGCGAGCCGAAACCTGAACATCACGTTCAGATCGACACATGACCCCAACGAATCGCGCTACGATGGAAAACGACTCAAACAGATTGGTTTCCGATCCAACGTCAGTTATCGCCGTGACAAATGGAATATAACGCTCGGAAATGCCTTCACAAAAAGAACACAACGCGCCTCTCGAAGCCTCACGGGCAGTTTTCGATTTCGTCCAAGTCAATTGTTTGAATTGAATCTTAGTGTTAATTACGACTGGATCGAAAAACAGTTCTACTCACAGAGTGTAACGCTACGACGCAACTTGCACAATTGGAACATGACGATTCGATGGCACCGCATCGGGATTAAGCGAGAACCTCCCTTCGATAATGTACGACAAGACTTCACCTTTCAGATTAATCTGATTGCGGAACCCGCTGCTTCAGTCGGGGTTGGCTATGATGCCACAACGGATACGTGGGGATTCCGTACCCTGCCAGCCGGTGTGCCTTACGACTCCTTCGGTGTCGGAAACTCACTTGGACGATCTTACTTCTAA